Proteins encoded by one window of Acetivibrio thermocellus ATCC 27405:
- a CDS encoding glycosyltransferase family 2 protein: MLSQLNGIIYGTTQIMQVVIFIAGCYFFGISIFGWIKRRETSPKEYVPQKKFALIVAAHNEEAVIGHIVDSLFRQNYPRNLFDVYVVADNCTDRTAEIAEEHGAIVYKRYNNSARGKGYALEWMFEKIYNMEEKYDAISVFDADNLVSANYLLEMNKQLCKGHKVVQGYVDSKNPFDSWITLSYSIAFWLSNRIFQLPRYYLGLSCGLCGTGFCISVDVLKEIGWGATCLTEDLEFTMKLALNNYKVAWAHNAVVYDEKPITLKQSWNQRKRWMQGHADCASRYLGPLFKKAFREGDLIAFDCAVYLFQPIRLVFIGLITIMMWIQTVFPESPFYNLKYVFPTEVWSVFVTLQFLYGPLVVLSEKKFNLKVLYGFLIYPFYCITWIPITIQGFMSKNNKDWSHTQHSRKISISDLEKA; encoded by the coding sequence ATGCTATCACAATTAAACGGCATTATATACGGCACAACCCAAATTATGCAGGTGGTAATATTCATAGCGGGATGTTATTTTTTCGGAATATCAATCTTTGGCTGGATAAAGCGCAGGGAAACCAGCCCTAAAGAATATGTTCCCCAAAAAAAGTTTGCTTTGATCGTTGCCGCCCATAATGAAGAAGCGGTAATCGGCCATATAGTTGACAGCCTCTTTAGGCAAAATTACCCCCGCAATCTTTTTGACGTATATGTAGTTGCCGACAACTGTACGGACAGAACCGCCGAAATTGCTGAAGAACACGGCGCAATTGTATACAAAAGGTACAACAACTCCGCCCGGGGAAAGGGATATGCCCTGGAGTGGATGTTTGAAAAAATATATAATATGGAAGAAAAATATGATGCAATAAGTGTATTCGATGCCGACAACCTCGTTTCAGCCAATTACCTTTTGGAAATGAACAAGCAGCTTTGCAAGGGCCACAAGGTTGTTCAGGGATATGTTGACAGCAAAAATCCTTTTGATTCATGGATTACATTGTCATACTCCATAGCTTTCTGGCTTTCAAACAGGATATTCCAGCTTCCCAGGTACTATTTGGGCTTGAGCTGCGGTCTTTGCGGCACGGGCTTTTGCATTTCCGTGGATGTTTTAAAAGAAATAGGCTGGGGAGCAACATGCCTTACAGAAGATTTGGAATTTACAATGAAGCTGGCCCTGAACAACTACAAAGTCGCATGGGCTCACAACGCTGTGGTTTATGACGAAAAACCCATTACATTAAAGCAGTCATGGAACCAGCGTAAAAGGTGGATGCAGGGTCATGCCGACTGTGCAAGCCGATATTTGGGCCCGTTGTTTAAAAAAGCCTTCAGGGAAGGAGATTTAATAGCTTTTGACTGCGCGGTTTACTTGTTTCAGCCCATAAGGCTGGTTTTTATCGGGCTGATAACAATAATGATGTGGATTCAAACCGTTTTCCCTGAATCCCCTTTTTATAATCTTAAGTATGTTTTTCCCACAGAAGTATGGTCCGTGTTCGTAACGCTGCAGTTTCTCTATGGTCCTTTGGTGGTGCTTTCGGAGAAAAAATTCAATCTCAAGGTGCTTTACGGCTTTTTGATTTATCCTTTTTACTGCATTACGTGGATACCAATCACCATACAGGGATTCATGAGTAAAAACAATAAAGACTGGAGCCACACTCAGCATTCAAGGAAAATAAGCATATCCGATCTTGAAAAGGCATAA
- a CDS encoding ATP-dependent Clp protease ATP-binding subunit codes for MYGRFTEKAQKAINISQNMAIELGHNYVGTEHLLLGLVKEGSGVAARVLQSQGVTEEKVIREIEELIGRGEMMGQPLDFTPRTKRVLELSYREARRMGHNYIGTEHLLLGIMKEGESVAVRILKDLGVEHQKLVQEIMNMLSEEAPNSTGVPKGHSSYSNTPTLNQFGRDLTEMAREAKFDPVIGRDKEIERVIQILSRRTKNNPCLIGEPGVGKTAIAEGLAQKIVEGNIPEILKDKRVVTLDLSSMVAGAKYRGEFEERLKKALDEIRRAGNVILFIDEMHTIIGAGAAEGAIDASNILKPSLARGEIQVIGATTIDEYRKHIEKDAALERRFQPILVGEPTKEEAIEILRGLRDKYEAHHSVKITDEALVAAVNMSDRYITDRFLPDKAIDLIDEAASRVRLKSFTAPPDLKHLEEKVERLRKEKEDAIVCQEFEKAARIRDEEQRLKNELEKAKDSWRQKNQTTTNVVSEDDIAVIVSDWTGIPVKRLAEEESERLMKMEDILHKRVIGQDEAVKAISKAIRRGRVGLKDPKRPVGSFIFLGPTGVGKTELSKALAEALFGEENAMIRIDMSEYMEKHSVSRLVGSPPGYVGYEEGGQLTEKVRRKPYSVVLFDEIEKAHPDIFNILLQILEDGRLTDSQGRVVDFRNTVIIMTSNIGARLITEPKQLGFAPVAQDKKKSYEDMKNNVMNELKKNFRPEFLNRIDEIIVFHPLEEEHLKQIVGLMIDNLAERLKQNSIEIEVSDEAKALLAKKGFDPVYGARPLRRAVQSMVEDRLAEEMLEGRVKSGDKVFVDVKDDELVFVKDKSELVSNKG; via the coding sequence ATGTACGGACGTTTTACCGAAAAAGCACAAAAAGCAATAAATATTTCTCAAAACATGGCAATAGAATTGGGACATAATTATGTCGGGACGGAGCACCTTCTTCTGGGATTGGTAAAAGAAGGAAGTGGAGTCGCCGCGCGGGTTTTGCAAAGCCAGGGCGTTACTGAAGAGAAAGTTATAAGGGAAATTGAAGAACTCATCGGACGCGGCGAAATGATGGGCCAGCCTTTGGATTTCACTCCGAGAACCAAAAGGGTTCTGGAGCTTAGCTATAGAGAGGCCCGCAGAATGGGTCACAACTATATCGGAACGGAGCACCTTCTTTTAGGAATAATGAAAGAAGGGGAAAGCGTTGCCGTAAGAATTTTGAAGGACTTGGGAGTCGAGCATCAAAAGCTTGTTCAGGAAATAATGAACATGCTCAGTGAAGAAGCACCCAATTCCACCGGTGTGCCAAAAGGCCATTCATCATATTCGAACACACCGACCCTGAACCAGTTCGGAAGAGACTTGACGGAGATGGCAAGGGAGGCAAAATTTGACCCGGTAATAGGCCGTGACAAGGAAATTGAAAGAGTTATACAGATTTTGAGCAGAAGAACCAAAAACAACCCTTGTCTGATTGGTGAGCCCGGAGTCGGTAAGACTGCGATTGCAGAAGGGCTTGCCCAGAAGATAGTTGAGGGAAATATTCCGGAAATATTGAAGGACAAAAGAGTTGTGACTTTGGACTTGTCCTCAATGGTTGCCGGTGCAAAATACAGAGGTGAATTTGAAGAAAGGCTTAAAAAAGCTCTTGATGAAATCAGAAGGGCGGGCAATGTAATACTGTTCATAGATGAAATGCATACTATCATCGGAGCCGGAGCCGCTGAAGGTGCAATCGACGCTTCCAATATATTAAAGCCTTCTTTGGCGCGGGGCGAAATTCAGGTTATCGGTGCCACCACCATTGATGAGTACAGGAAGCACATTGAAAAGGACGCGGCTTTGGAGAGAAGATTCCAGCCGATACTTGTCGGAGAGCCGACAAAAGAAGAAGCAATAGAAATATTGAGGGGTCTGAGAGACAAGTATGAAGCACATCATAGTGTGAAAATCACTGATGAGGCTTTGGTGGCAGCCGTAAACATGTCGGACAGATACATTACGGACCGGTTCCTGCCCGATAAAGCCATCGACCTTATTGATGAGGCGGCATCAAGGGTAAGGCTGAAATCCTTTACCGCACCTCCTGATCTGAAACATCTCGAGGAAAAAGTGGAAAGACTCAGAAAAGAAAAAGAAGATGCTATAGTATGCCAGGAATTTGAAAAGGCCGCCCGTATAAGAGATGAGGAGCAGAGGCTGAAAAATGAGCTGGAAAAGGCAAAGGACAGTTGGCGGCAGAAAAATCAGACCACAACAAACGTAGTCAGTGAAGATGATATTGCAGTAATAGTGTCCGACTGGACGGGTATTCCGGTAAAGAGACTTGCCGAGGAAGAATCGGAAAGACTTATGAAGATGGAAGACATACTTCACAAAAGGGTAATAGGGCAGGATGAAGCGGTAAAGGCAATATCCAAAGCCATCAGAAGAGGAAGAGTGGGTCTTAAAGACCCGAAGAGGCCGGTGGGTTCATTCATTTTCCTGGGTCCTACAGGCGTTGGAAAAACTGAACTTAGCAAGGCTTTGGCAGAAGCTCTCTTTGGTGAGGAAAACGCAATGATTAGAATAGACATGTCGGAGTACATGGAAAAGCACAGCGTTTCAAGACTTGTAGGTTCACCGCCGGGATATGTAGGTTATGAAGAAGGAGGACAGCTTACCGAAAAAGTAAGAAGAAAGCCTTATTCGGTAGTGTTGTTTGACGAAATTGAAAAGGCACATCCGGACATATTCAATATTCTGCTTCAAATTCTTGAAGACGGAAGACTGACGGATTCCCAGGGCAGGGTGGTGGACTTTAGAAACACGGTAATTATCATGACATCAAACATTGGTGCAAGGCTTATAACCGAGCCAAAGCAGCTGGGATTTGCTCCGGTCGCCCAGGATAAAAAGAAGAGCTATGAAGACATGAAGAACAACGTTATGAATGAGCTCAAAAAGAACTTCAGACCCGAGTTCTTAAACAGAATAGATGAAATAATCGTGTTCCATCCTCTTGAGGAAGAACACTTAAAGCAGATAGTAGGACTTATGATAGACAATCTTGCGGAAAGACTTAAACAGAATTCAATTGAAATTGAGGTGTCGGACGAAGCAAAAGCTCTTCTTGCAAAGAAAGGATTTGATCCTGTGTACGGAGCAAGGCCGTTAAGAAGGGCTGTACAGAGCATGGTTGAGGACAGACTTGCGGAGGAAATGCTGGAAGGCAGAGTAAAGTCGGGAGACAAGGTATTTGTCGACGTTAAAGATGATGAACTGGTATTTGTCAAAGACAAAAGCGAGCTTGTTTCAAACAAGGGCTAA
- a CDS encoding protein arginine kinase: MNEWYMQIGPESDVVMSTRVRIARNFNGIPFPSKMKREDGKLVIKKVKEAIFGRSSVANNFRFIDIHELTPIQRQVLVEKHLISPDLAESRIESGVIISAEENISIMINEEDHLRIQCLAAGLQLEDTWNLCNQIDNLLEETIDYAFDEKFGYLTCCPTNLGTGIRTSVMLHLPALTMTGYIKGILEACTKLGIAVRGLYGENSEASGNMYQISNQVTLGLTEEEIISNINNIAKQIIDQERNLRKQLYKQNTYRFEDRIFRSLGLLSNARIMTSEEGLKLLSDVRLGVDMGIITDIDIRKLNEIQLLVQPANLQESVGRPMNPEERDIKRAETIRNKLR; this comes from the coding sequence ATGAACGAATGGTACATGCAAATAGGTCCTGAATCAGACGTGGTAATGAGCACGAGAGTGCGAATAGCAAGGAACTTTAACGGGATTCCTTTCCCGTCCAAAATGAAAAGGGAAGACGGGAAATTGGTAATAAAAAAGGTTAAGGAAGCAATTTTCGGAAGAAGTTCCGTTGCAAATAATTTCAGATTTATAGATATTCATGAATTGACACCGATTCAAAGACAGGTGCTGGTGGAAAAACATCTTATAAGCCCGGACCTGGCGGAAAGCCGTATTGAAAGCGGAGTGATAATCAGCGCGGAAGAAAATATAAGCATAATGATTAATGAGGAAGATCATCTCAGGATACAATGTCTGGCTGCAGGTTTGCAGCTTGAAGATACATGGAACCTGTGCAACCAGATAGACAACCTGCTGGAGGAAACCATTGATTATGCTTTCGACGAAAAATTCGGATATCTTACCTGTTGTCCCACCAATCTGGGGACCGGTATAAGGACTTCGGTAATGCTTCATCTTCCCGCTCTTACCATGACAGGATACATAAAAGGTATTCTTGAGGCATGCACAAAGCTTGGAATTGCGGTAAGAGGGCTTTACGGCGAGAATTCCGAAGCGTCGGGAAACATGTATCAGATATCCAACCAGGTTACTCTGGGACTTACCGAGGAAGAGATAATTTCCAACATCAACAACATCGCAAAACAGATAATCGATCAGGAGAGAAACTTAAGAAAACAGCTTTACAAGCAAAATACCTACAGATTTGAGGACAGGATTTTCCGTTCTTTGGGTCTTTTGTCCAACGCGAGGATAATGACATCGGAAGAGGGATTAAAATTATTGTCCGATGTTAGATTGGGAGTTGATATGGGAATAATTACAGATATAGACATCAGAAAGCTTAATGAAATACAACTCCTGGTACAGCCGGCAAACCTGCAGGAGAGCGTGGGACGGCCAATGAATCCGGAAGAAAGGGATATAAAGAGGGCGGAAACCATAAGGAACAAACTAAGGTAA
- a CDS encoding UvrB/UvrC motif-containing protein, with protein MLCQKCQKRVANVQMTQIINNNKTVIYLCEQCAREEGKFNVISPFSINDFFSGFMGFPYMASAPQQNQDVVCETCGMSYEEFKKVGKLGCSNCYKTYGDRLVPLLRRLHGNIQYNGKFPSRAFGSIKISREIEKLKEQLNIAIKNEEYEKAAILRDQIRNLESNQNNM; from the coding sequence ATGTTGTGTCAGAAATGTCAGAAAAGAGTTGCCAATGTTCAAATGACACAAATAATAAACAACAACAAGACTGTGATTTACCTCTGTGAACAATGTGCCAGGGAGGAAGGCAAGTTTAATGTGATTTCTCCTTTTAGCATAAATGACTTTTTCTCAGGTTTTATGGGTTTTCCATACATGGCATCGGCTCCTCAGCAAAACCAGGATGTGGTGTGTGAAACCTGCGGGATGAGCTATGAGGAGTTTAAAAAAGTAGGCAAGCTGGGATGCTCCAACTGTTACAAAACATATGGCGACAGATTGGTTCCGCTGCTTAGAAGACTTCATGGAAATATACAATACAATGGAAAGTTTCCGTCCAGAGCCTTTGGAAGTATTAAAATTTCCAGAGAAATTGAGAAATTAAAAGAACAGCTTAATATTGCCATAAAAAATGAGGAATATGAAAAGGCGGCAATATTGAGAGATCAAATCAGAAATCTTGAGTCGAACCAAAACAATATGTAA
- a CDS encoding CtsR family transcriptional regulator translates to MARLSDLIEAFIKQLIDDTDGTIEIQRNELASQFNCVPSQINYVIDTRFTTERGYYVESRRGGGGYIKITRVSIGHEGKNYLMHIINSMGDSISQQSAHVFINNFVDHNVVTEKEAMLLKAATSDKALAAVPVESRGQIRASILKNMLVCLLV, encoded by the coding sequence ATGGCGAGACTCAGTGATCTTATAGAGGCATTTATCAAACAGCTCATAGATGACACTGACGGAACCATTGAAATACAGAGAAACGAGCTTGCCAGCCAATTCAACTGTGTCCCGTCACAGATAAACTATGTAATAGACACAAGATTTACGACAGAGAGGGGCTATTATGTTGAAAGCCGCAGGGGTGGAGGAGGATATATAAAGATAACGCGGGTAAGTATAGGACATGAAGGCAAGAATTATCTTATGCACATCATAAACTCCATGGGAGACAGCATTTCACAGCAGTCGGCCCATGTATTTATAAACAACTTTGTGGACCACAATGTAGTGACGGAAAAAGAAGCCATGCTTCTTAAAGCAGCTACCAGCGACAAGGCTCTTGCAGCCGTTCCTGTGGAAAGCAGAGGGCAAATCAGAGCCAGTATTCTGAAAAACATGCTGGTGTGTCTTTTGGTTTAA
- a CDS encoding heparan-alpha-glucosaminide N-acetyltransferase, whose protein sequence is MIKKESSVRERIWEIDVLRGILVIIMVVLHILFDLEFVYNIPIGYGTGFIDKIRIVVATLFIMVSGISTAFSKNSFKRGVVVLSAALLISFVTFIVGREYFISFGVLHLIGLCMIVSPFLKKIPTPSLLILSLIIGMTQFVIPYVEVSHNYFFMFGFYNDKFASADYYPVFPWAWAFLFGIVLSRLFYREKKSIFKFTIKENPIGFLGRNSLLIYLIHQPIILLLLAILMRIFA, encoded by the coding sequence ATGATAAAGAAAGAGAGCTCTGTAAGGGAACGAATTTGGGAAATTGATGTTCTAAGAGGAATTCTTGTAATAATCATGGTGGTACTTCATATTTTGTTTGACCTTGAGTTTGTTTATAATATTCCCATAGGTTACGGTACGGGATTTATAGATAAAATAAGAATTGTTGTTGCCACGTTGTTTATAATGGTTTCCGGCATCAGTACCGCCTTTAGCAAAAATAGTTTTAAGCGGGGAGTTGTGGTTCTTTCTGCCGCTTTGCTTATAAGTTTTGTTACCTTTATCGTCGGCAGAGAATATTTTATTTCTTTCGGTGTGCTTCATCTTATCGGTTTATGTATGATAGTTTCACCTTTTTTAAAAAAAATTCCGACTCCTTCGCTTTTAATATTGAGTTTGATTATTGGAATGACTCAATTTGTCATTCCTTATGTAGAAGTTTCCCACAATTATTTTTTCATGTTTGGGTTTTACAATGACAAATTTGCTTCAGCGGATTATTATCCTGTTTTTCCGTGGGCATGGGCTTTTTTGTTTGGTATTGTGTTAAGCAGACTTTTTTACAGGGAAAAGAAAAGCATTTTCAAGTTTACAATCAAAGAAAATCCTATAGGTTTTCTTGGAAGAAATTCGCTTTTAATATATTTGATTCATCAGCCAATAATATTGCTGCTGTTGGCAATACTAATGAGGATTTTTGCATGA
- the fusA gene encoding elongation factor G, protein MKDLAADRIRNVCLMAHGGAGKTTLAEAMLYNTGVLERFGRVEDGTTTSDYDPEEIKRKSSISTSICPCQWKDHKINVIDTPGYFDFVGEVKQGIRVADGAVILVSAKSGVAVGTEKAWARARERKIPVIFFVNKMDDENANFFRTLEQLAAAFGKNVIAFQIPIVENSKFTGYVDIVTMKAKKFDKDKLVDTDIPSELNNQAQEIRNALIEAVAETSEELMEKFFDGQEFTDEEISKGIRQGIKDGSLVPVFCGSAALNFGVKTLMDSIIEFMPSPIDSGVIKAKKSGKDEICELKTSEDAPLSALVFKTIADPFVGKISMIRVFSGTLKSESTVYNTTTGKTEKISQLFVLRGKKNIPVDKLVTGDIGAVTKLQSVNTNDTLCTQENPVVLDKIEFPEPVISMAVQPTAKGDEEKISAGLNKLQDEDPTFKVTTNNETHQTIISGMGEIHLDVIVSKLKTKFGVSVELAPPKIPYRETIKKKVKVEGKHKKQSGGHGQYGHVWIEFEPGDKEELTFDEKIFGGAVPKQYIPAVEKGLQESIRKGVLAGYPVVFLKATLVDGSYHSVDSSEMAFKIAANIAYKKGMEQASPVLLEPIYHVEVYVPESYMGEIIGDLNKRRGRILGMNPQENGIQQVVAEVPEAEMFKYATDLTSMTQGRGSFKMWFERYEEAPPHVSQKVIEEARKNMAAEEAQ, encoded by the coding sequence ATGAAAGACCTGGCTGCGGATAGGATTCGCAACGTCTGCCTGATGGCTCACGGAGGAGCGGGAAAAACAACTTTGGCGGAAGCGATGCTTTATAACACCGGAGTACTTGAGAGGTTCGGAAGAGTCGAAGACGGTACCACCACTTCAGATTACGATCCTGAGGAAATCAAAAGAAAGAGCTCAATCAGCACGTCTATTTGCCCATGTCAATGGAAAGACCACAAAATTAACGTAATTGATACTCCCGGATATTTTGATTTTGTCGGAGAAGTAAAGCAGGGAATAAGAGTTGCGGATGGTGCCGTAATTTTGGTTTCGGCAAAAAGCGGAGTTGCGGTTGGAACGGAAAAAGCGTGGGCTAGAGCCCGGGAAAGAAAAATTCCTGTAATCTTTTTCGTGAATAAAATGGATGATGAAAATGCAAACTTCTTCAGAACTTTGGAACAATTGGCTGCGGCCTTCGGGAAAAACGTGATTGCCTTTCAAATCCCCATCGTTGAAAATTCCAAGTTTACCGGATATGTGGATATCGTAACGATGAAAGCCAAAAAGTTTGATAAAGATAAACTGGTTGATACAGATATTCCTTCCGAATTGAACAATCAGGCACAAGAGATCAGAAATGCTTTGATTGAAGCAGTGGCGGAAACCAGTGAAGAACTTATGGAAAAATTCTTTGACGGCCAGGAATTTACCGATGAGGAAATAAGCAAAGGAATTCGGCAGGGAATAAAGGATGGCTCTTTGGTTCCGGTTTTCTGTGGTTCGGCGGCTTTAAATTTCGGAGTAAAAACACTGATGGATTCTATCATTGAATTTATGCCTTCACCGATTGATTCCGGTGTGATAAAAGCGAAAAAATCAGGCAAAGACGAAATTTGCGAACTTAAAACCAGCGAGGATGCACCCCTTTCCGCTTTAGTCTTCAAAACAATTGCCGATCCTTTCGTAGGAAAGATTTCGATGATAAGAGTATTCTCAGGAACATTAAAGTCGGAGTCCACGGTTTACAACACCACAACGGGTAAAACGGAAAAAATATCGCAGCTATTTGTATTAAGAGGGAAAAAGAATATTCCGGTGGATAAGCTGGTGACAGGAGACATAGGAGCGGTAACCAAGCTTCAGTCGGTAAACACGAATGACACCCTGTGCACTCAGGAAAATCCCGTGGTATTGGACAAGATAGAGTTTCCGGAACCTGTCATTTCCATGGCTGTTCAGCCAACGGCAAAAGGTGATGAGGAAAAAATAAGTGCAGGTCTGAACAAGCTTCAGGATGAAGACCCCACTTTCAAAGTTACCACAAACAACGAAACCCATCAAACCATCATTTCCGGTATGGGCGAAATTCATTTGGATGTAATAGTGAGCAAACTCAAAACAAAATTTGGCGTGTCGGTTGAACTGGCTCCCCCAAAAATACCATATCGTGAAACAATTAAGAAAAAAGTCAAAGTGGAAGGAAAGCACAAGAAACAGTCCGGCGGTCACGGGCAATATGGTCATGTTTGGATAGAATTTGAACCCGGCGACAAGGAAGAACTGACCTTCGATGAAAAAATATTCGGAGGTGCGGTACCGAAGCAGTATATCCCGGCGGTTGAGAAAGGGTTGCAGGAAAGTATCCGAAAAGGCGTGCTGGCGGGTTATCCGGTAGTATTCCTTAAGGCAACGCTGGTGGACGGATCATATCACTCTGTGGATTCATCGGAAATGGCCTTTAAAATAGCCGCAAATATTGCTTACAAGAAAGGTATGGAGCAGGCGTCTCCGGTTCTTTTGGAGCCTATTTACCATGTGGAGGTTTATGTTCCTGAAAGCTATATGGGAGAAATAATCGGTGACCTGAACAAGAGAAGAGGAAGAATACTTGGAATGAATCCCCAGGAAAACGGCATTCAGCAGGTTGTTGCAGAAGTGCCCGAAGCCGAAATGTTTAAATATGCCACGGACCTGACATCGATGACCCAGGGAAGAGGTTCATTTAAGATGTGGTTTGAAAGATATGAAGAAGCACCGCCTCATGTAAGTCAGAAGGTGATTGAGGAAGCAAGAAAGAATATGGCTGCGGAAGAGGCGCAATAA
- the aroF gene encoding 3-deoxy-7-phosphoheptulonate synthase, with product MVIVMKPNSTENDINEVAKVLTSLGLGVHISKGSERTIIGVIGDKRKLSDVPLELMNGVEKLIPIVESYKLASKTFKPEPSIIDVGGVKIGGKEIVVMAGPCAVESREQIMAAAQAVKKAGAQFLRGGAFKPRTSPYSFQGLEEEGLKLLKEAKEATGLLIITEVTSERAIEIADSYVDMFQVGARNVQNFQLLREIGRSKKPVLLKRGPSTTIDEWLNAAEYIMSEGNYNVVLCERGIRTFETATRNTLDISAVPVVKSLSHLPIIVDPSHAAGKAQYILPLSKAAIAAGADGLIVEVHPNPKCALSDAAQQLPPEDFCELCKDISKIAEILGREFHYAG from the coding sequence ATGGTTATTGTAATGAAACCCAACTCAACGGAAAACGACATCAACGAGGTAGCAAAGGTATTGACTTCTTTGGGACTTGGGGTGCATATTTCAAAGGGTTCCGAAAGGACTATTATCGGTGTAATCGGCGACAAAAGGAAGCTTTCCGACGTACCTTTAGAGCTTATGAACGGCGTCGAAAAGCTGATTCCCATTGTGGAGTCATACAAGCTCGCAAGCAAAACTTTTAAGCCGGAACCCAGTATAATCGACGTCGGCGGTGTAAAAATCGGAGGCAAGGAAATTGTTGTCATGGCAGGTCCCTGTGCCGTTGAAAGCAGGGAGCAGATTATGGCTGCCGCCCAGGCAGTAAAAAAAGCCGGTGCGCAGTTTTTAAGGGGCGGAGCTTTCAAGCCGAGGACTTCCCCTTATTCATTCCAGGGGCTTGAAGAAGAAGGATTAAAACTTTTAAAAGAAGCAAAAGAAGCAACCGGACTTCTGATTATAACCGAGGTTACCAGCGAAAGAGCCATAGAAATAGCCGACAGTTATGTTGACATGTTCCAGGTGGGAGCGAGAAATGTTCAGAATTTCCAGCTTCTGCGCGAGATTGGTCGCTCCAAGAAACCTGTTTTGCTGAAAAGAGGTCCTTCAACCACTATAGACGAATGGTTGAATGCGGCTGAATATATAATGAGTGAAGGCAATTACAACGTTGTTCTTTGTGAAAGAGGCATAAGAACCTTTGAAACGGCTACCAGAAACACACTGGATATCAGTGCGGTGCCTGTTGTAAAAAGCTTGAGTCATCTTCCGATAATTGTCGACCCAAGCCATGCGGCAGGAAAAGCCCAGTATATTCTTCCTCTTTCAAAGGCGGCAATTGCCGCGGGCGCAGACGGACTTATCGTAGAAGTCCATCCGAATCCAAAATGTGCATTGTCCGACGCTGCCCAACAACTTCCGCCGGAAGATTTCTGTGAACTGTGTAAAGATATAAGTAAAATTGCCGAAATATTAGGAAGAGAGTTTCACTATGCAGGTTGA
- a CDS encoding prephenate dehydrogenase, with protein MQVEKISIIGLGLIGGSLAKALKEKLGIESITAVDINEKSLSQALKEGFIKEGFTELNESVYNSDIIFICTPVKDAVEYITRLHGKVKAGCILTDTASTKGEIIDYVNSLDNPPCFIGGHPMAGTEKAGFSSSFSHLFENAYYIMSPSKNCPEESLEYLAEIIRGIGAIPIKLDSKEHDIITATISHVPHVIASALVNLVKFSDSPDGKMQTLAAGGFKDITRIASSNPKMWENIILSNKEIVKSTLNKFTETINTFIEYIDNENSNGIYNFFDSAKKFRDSIPNNRKGLIEPQNELIVDVVDKPGIIGEIATILGNNGINIKNINVSNSREFEQGCLRITLPDSGSVAEAYELLAKKGYKVFKI; from the coding sequence ATGCAGGTTGAAAAGATATCCATTATCGGGCTTGGACTTATCGGCGGGTCGCTGGCGAAAGCTTTGAAAGAAAAGCTTGGCATTGAGTCAATAACCGCCGTTGACATCAATGAGAAAAGTCTGAGCCAGGCTCTTAAAGAGGGTTTTATAAAAGAAGGTTTTACCGAACTTAACGAATCGGTATATAATTCTGACATTATTTTCATATGTACACCGGTTAAGGATGCTGTTGAGTATATAACCCGACTGCACGGCAAAGTGAAAGCCGGATGCATCCTGACGGACACAGCAAGTACAAAGGGGGAAATTATAGATTATGTAAATTCATTGGATAATCCCCCCTGCTTCATAGGGGGGCATCCAATGGCCGGTACTGAGAAGGCAGGTTTTTCATCAAGTTTTTCACATTTGTTTGAAAATGCGTACTATATAATGTCGCCTTCAAAAAATTGCCCCGAAGAATCCCTTGAGTACTTGGCAGAAATAATCAGAGGAATCGGCGCAATACCGATAAAGCTTGACTCCAAAGAACACGATATTATCACCGCAACCATAAGCCATGTACCGCATGTAATTGCTTCCGCCCTGGTAAACCTTGTGAAATTCTCTGATTCCCCCGACGGCAAAATGCAAACTTTGGCAGCAGGAGGATTTAAGGATATAACAAGAATTGCATCATCAAACCCTAAGATGTGGGAAAATATTATTCTCAGCAACAAGGAAATAGTTAAATCGACTTTGAATAAATTTACCGAGACAATAAACACTTTTATTGAATATATTGATAACGAAAATTCCAACGGCATATACAATTTTTTCGATTCTGCAAAAAAGTTTCGTGATTCCATTCCAAACAACAGGAAAGGACTCATTGAACCGCAGAACGAGCTTATTGTAGATGTTGTTGACAAGCCCGGCATCATCGGTGAAATAGCAACCATTCTCGGAAACAACGGTATTAATATAAAAAACATTAATGTTTCCAACAGCCGGGAGTTTGAGCAGGGGTGTCTCAGAATCACACTGCCCGATTCAGGCAGTGTGGCCGAGGCTTATGAACTGCTCGCAAAAAAGGGTTATAAAGTGTTTAAAATTTGA